In a single window of the Cardinium endosymbiont of Culicoides punctatus genome:
- a CDS encoding iron-sulfur cluster assembly protein, whose translation MIQKNQIIEAIKQVYDPEIPVDIYELGLIYEINILPLNNIEVLMTLTSPNCPAADTIPIQIEERIRAIEGVNDVMIHLTFEPPYTTDRMSEAAKLELGFA comes from the coding sequence ATGATTCAGAAAAATCAAATCATAGAAGCCATTAAACAAGTATATGATCCAGAAATACCTGTAGACATTTACGAGTTGGGGCTTATTTATGAAATAAACATATTGCCGCTTAATAATATTGAAGTCTTGATGACGCTTACTTCTCCAAACTGTCCAGCAGCAGATACGATACCTATCCAAATAGAAGAAAGAATTAGAGCTATAGAGGGCGTAAATGATGTAATGATTCATTTAACTTTCGAGCCGCCTTATACTACAGACCGTATGTCTGAAGCTGCCAAGCTAGAGCTAGGATTTGCTTAA